The Symphalangus syndactylus isolate Jambi chromosome 16, NHGRI_mSymSyn1-v2.1_pri, whole genome shotgun sequence genome has a window encoding:
- the SOD3 gene encoding extracellular superoxide dismutase [Cu-Zn] isoform X1 produces MPRTFARCPTPAMLALLCSCLFLAAGASDAWTGEDSAEPNSDSAEWIRDMYAKVTEIWQEVMQRRDDDGALHAACQVQPSATLDAAQPRVTGVVLFRQLAPRAKLDAFFALEGFPTEPNSSSRAIHVHQFGDLSQGCESTGPHYNPLGVPHPQHPGDFGNFAVRDGSLWKYRAGLAASLAGPHSIVGRAVVVHAGEDDLGRGGNQASVENGNAGRRLACCVVGVCGPGLWERQAREHSERKKRRRESECKAA; encoded by the exons ATGCCACGCACATTTGCAAG GTGCCCGACTCCAGCCATGCTGGCGCTACTGTGTTCCTGCCTGTTCCTGGCAGCCGGTGCCTCCGACGCCTGGACGGGCGAGGACTCGGCGGAGCCCAACTCTGACTCGGCGGAGTGGATCCGAGACATGTACGCCAAGGTCACGGAGATCTGGCAGGAGGTCATGCAGCGGCGGGACGACGACGGCGCGCTCCACGCCGCCTGCCAGGTGCAGCCATCAGCCACGCTGGACGCCGCGCAGCCCCGGGTGACCGGCGTCGTCCTCTTCCGGCAGCTCGCGCCCCGCGCCAAGCTCGACGCCTTCTTCGCCCTGGAGGGCTTCCCGACCGAGCCGAACAGCTCCAGCCGCGCCATCCACGTGCACCAGTTCGGGGACCTGAGCCAGGGCTGCGAGTCCACCGGGCCCCACTACAACCCGCTGGGCGTGCCGCACCCGCAGCACCCGGGCGACTTCGGCAACTTCGCGGTGCGCGACGGCAGCCTCTGGAAGTACCGCGCCGGCCTGGCCGCCTCGCTCGCGGGCCCGCACTCCATCGTGGGCCGGGCCGTGGTCGTCCACGCTGGCGAGGACGACCTGGGCCGCGGCGGCAACCAGGCCAGCGTGGAGAACGGGAACGCGGGCCGGCGGCTGGCCTGCTGCGTGGTGGGCGTGTGCGGGCCCGGGCTCTGGGAGCGCCAGGCGCGGGAGCACTCCGAGCGCAAGAAGCGGCGGCGCGAGAGCGAGTGCAAGGCCGCCTGA
- the SOD3 gene encoding extracellular superoxide dismutase [Cu-Zn] isoform X3, which produces MLALLCSCLFLAAGASDAWTGEDSAEPNSDSAEWIRDMYAKVTEIWQEVMQRRDDDGALHAACQVQPSATLDAAQPRVTGVVLFRQLAPRAKLDAFFALEGFPTEPNSSSRAIHVHQFGDLSQGCESTGPHYNPLGVPHPQHPGDFGNFAVRDGSLWKYRAGLAASLAGPHSIVGRAVVVHAGEDDLGRGGNQASVENGNAGRRLACCVVGVCGPGLWERQAREHSERKKRRRESECKAA; this is translated from the coding sequence ATGCTGGCGCTACTGTGTTCCTGCCTGTTCCTGGCAGCCGGTGCCTCCGACGCCTGGACGGGCGAGGACTCGGCGGAGCCCAACTCTGACTCGGCGGAGTGGATCCGAGACATGTACGCCAAGGTCACGGAGATCTGGCAGGAGGTCATGCAGCGGCGGGACGACGACGGCGCGCTCCACGCCGCCTGCCAGGTGCAGCCATCAGCCACGCTGGACGCCGCGCAGCCCCGGGTGACCGGCGTCGTCCTCTTCCGGCAGCTCGCGCCCCGCGCCAAGCTCGACGCCTTCTTCGCCCTGGAGGGCTTCCCGACCGAGCCGAACAGCTCCAGCCGCGCCATCCACGTGCACCAGTTCGGGGACCTGAGCCAGGGCTGCGAGTCCACCGGGCCCCACTACAACCCGCTGGGCGTGCCGCACCCGCAGCACCCGGGCGACTTCGGCAACTTCGCGGTGCGCGACGGCAGCCTCTGGAAGTACCGCGCCGGCCTGGCCGCCTCGCTCGCGGGCCCGCACTCCATCGTGGGCCGGGCCGTGGTCGTCCACGCTGGCGAGGACGACCTGGGCCGCGGCGGCAACCAGGCCAGCGTGGAGAACGGGAACGCGGGCCGGCGGCTGGCCTGCTGCGTGGTGGGCGTGTGCGGGCCCGGGCTCTGGGAGCGCCAGGCGCGGGAGCACTCCGAGCGCAAGAAGCGGCGGCGCGAGAGCGAGTGCAAGGCCGCCTGA
- the SOD3 gene encoding extracellular superoxide dismutase [Cu-Zn] isoform X2 yields MPPLCAPPALWCPTPAMLALLCSCLFLAAGASDAWTGEDSAEPNSDSAEWIRDMYAKVTEIWQEVMQRRDDDGALHAACQVQPSATLDAAQPRVTGVVLFRQLAPRAKLDAFFALEGFPTEPNSSSRAIHVHQFGDLSQGCESTGPHYNPLGVPHPQHPGDFGNFAVRDGSLWKYRAGLAASLAGPHSIVGRAVVVHAGEDDLGRGGNQASVENGNAGRRLACCVVGVCGPGLWERQAREHSERKKRRRESECKAA; encoded by the exons ATGCCTCCTCTGTGTGCGCCACCTGCACTTTG GTGCCCGACTCCAGCCATGCTGGCGCTACTGTGTTCCTGCCTGTTCCTGGCAGCCGGTGCCTCCGACGCCTGGACGGGCGAGGACTCGGCGGAGCCCAACTCTGACTCGGCGGAGTGGATCCGAGACATGTACGCCAAGGTCACGGAGATCTGGCAGGAGGTCATGCAGCGGCGGGACGACGACGGCGCGCTCCACGCCGCCTGCCAGGTGCAGCCATCAGCCACGCTGGACGCCGCGCAGCCCCGGGTGACCGGCGTCGTCCTCTTCCGGCAGCTCGCGCCCCGCGCCAAGCTCGACGCCTTCTTCGCCCTGGAGGGCTTCCCGACCGAGCCGAACAGCTCCAGCCGCGCCATCCACGTGCACCAGTTCGGGGACCTGAGCCAGGGCTGCGAGTCCACCGGGCCCCACTACAACCCGCTGGGCGTGCCGCACCCGCAGCACCCGGGCGACTTCGGCAACTTCGCGGTGCGCGACGGCAGCCTCTGGAAGTACCGCGCCGGCCTGGCCGCCTCGCTCGCGGGCCCGCACTCCATCGTGGGCCGGGCCGTGGTCGTCCACGCTGGCGAGGACGACCTGGGCCGCGGCGGCAACCAGGCCAGCGTGGAGAACGGGAACGCGGGCCGGCGGCTGGCCTGCTGCGTGGTGGGCGTGTGCGGGCCCGGGCTCTGGGAGCGCCAGGCGCGGGAGCACTCCGAGCGCAAGAAGCGGCGGCGCGAGAGCGAGTGCAAGGCCGCCTGA